Genomic DNA from Hordeum vulgare subsp. vulgare chromosome 2H, MorexV3_pseudomolecules_assembly, whole genome shotgun sequence:
GATATACCGGGCTCTCAGATCCAAATGGCACATGCCAGTTCATTATTTGGGAGCAGTCTGCAGGTATGCCCTCCATCTGGCTCTCATCCTCCACTAACTGCTCCACAAACGTGGTTCCCTgcaaagtaacaagaagaatctcAGCTGTTAATACTCCACGCAGAAAAGCATTAGCCAGTAAGTCCCAAACAAAGCTGGTAAAACTGATCTCCCATTTGTTTGATCACCATGTTGCTAGATGGCTACACACAActgcttcttttttcttttgttcttATTTTGCTCCATTGTCGCCCTTTTGTTCTCATTTGAATTTCCCCGTATGCGGTGTCGGTATAGCGGTTGGCACAGGACAAAATGCCAATCGATTAAAATGTACACGCACACAAGATACAAGCCACTAGAGTAATTGACTTGAACATAACATGTGAAGCTCTCATGAGATTTGGAGAGGAGCAGGGAGCTTACTTGGAAGCCCTGTTCCACCATTTCCGGGTGCCGGATCGAGTTCCAGGCCTTATGGGACCTCAGCCTGGGATCCCAGAGCATGGTGCTGTTGAACGCGAAGCCCGACATGGCGACATGAAATCTCTGGAGCTTGTTGGCATCCCCACTCGTGTGCCACCCCACAACCTGGTTCTGCTTGCACACGGGGCCTTCGAGCACCACGCCGTGACCACCGTCGGAGATCGTCGGAACGGGCCATGTGCCGAACCTCCTAAATCAATGAAaggcagcagcaagtcaacaataAGCTGGAGCTTTACACATCATCCATCCAATTTTATTATCCAGTGATATGATGCCTGAGCATAAGGTTTCAGATTCATTTGCTTGCCAGCCTAGCAGATACTAACTGCTGTTCCAGGCAAGGAATGTGCTGCTGGTATTAAAGCATCAATGGCAACCTAGAACTAGAAGGCAAATCATGTACACTACCGAAATCTTGAAAGAAGAATTTTCAATGTCTAGATGCCAAATTTTGCTTTGCCATCATAGAAAGCAAGCTCGGATCTTGAGGCGGCTTTGTTTACTGCTCTTGAGTAATAATAATTCAGCAAAGATTGCACATTTGTTAGGTGAATCTGGAGGCGGGACAGGGGAAATGGGCGGGCACCTGATCTGGCGGAGGCGGTCGAAGAGCGGCAGGGAGTAGACGCCCTCCTCGTCGGCGAAGTAGACGACGCCGTCGAGACGGTGGTTCTCGACGACCTCGAGGCCGGCGTTGAGCTGGTGCGGGCGGAAGTCGACGGCGGGAGAGGCGGAGGCGTTGAGGGCGTCGCAGCAGCCGACGTAGCGGTGCATGACGGCGGTGCGGCGCAGCGCGAGGGCGGCCTCCGGGGTGGGCTTGCCGGCCTCGACGACGACCCAGAGCACGGGCGGGCGGACGAGGCGCAGCGTCTGGCCCATCCGGCTCAGGTAGTAGGCCTGCGACGCCCGCGCGCGCGTGGGCGTGACGACGATGAGCAGCTTGCCTTGGCCGCTGTGCTCCTCGGCGTTGCTGCCGGCGGCATCGGGTAGGCGCTGCTGGGTGATGGGTTGCccctgctcctgctgctgctgttgctgtagaTGGTTGAggtgggaggaggaggggtgggcgGGGAGGTGGGGGTGGAGCGGGAGGTGGGAGAGGAAGTGGAGCAGGCCGATGAAGgagccgaggaggaagaaggcggcgAAGCGCGGGAGCGGGCGGCGGGTGAAGAAGAGGAACGGGTGCGGGTAGCCCGACTTcctcggcgaggaggaggaggaggcggaggaggcgtggcggagcggcgaggagggcggggaggcggtgGAGAACGGGTGGTGGTGGCGTAGCAGGTGCTGCGCCTTGGCCGGCGAGTGCGGCCGCCGGATCGACGCCATCCCGGCCTCTGTTCCTTCCTTGCAAGACCAAGAAACCGCCTTTCCTGTCCTGTCCTGTACTTGCAAGAACTTGAGGGGAGGtccgggcgggagggcgggggatAAGAAAGGGGCGAGTTCGGCGGATGCCGGCCGGCGAGGGTCAAAGGGGGCGGAGCAGCTGGCTGTAGGGGAGTAGGGATGGAGGAATGGAATGGATGGTGGCGCGAATGGCGGGGGGATGTTTTGAGGAGGCGGCCAATGGAATGGGATGGAGCAGGAGGGGAGGTTGGCGTGGTTTGGTGGAGGAAAGTCCGAGGTCGCCGTGGACCAGGCGGGGGAAGAAAAGCGGGGGAGGTTAGGCGGGGCCGAGCAGCGGGGAGGGAGGAGGGAAGGCGAGAGGAAGACGACGCGGCGTGGGGATGGGGATGGAGATGGAAGGAGAGGGGAAGGGAATGAGGAGAGCTGCAGCAACTGGATGAGATCTACGGACACAGGGCTGTAAATAACAAGCAGGTGTTTAATAATTGCTCCACATAGGAGTACGTACATACTTACATACTCCTATCTCGAAACGGAGTTTCGGTGACGCCGAAATGCTGGAGCCGTTTCCGGTTTTCTACCGGAAGCTCGGCAGTAGCTTGACTTTACCGTGTTGACATTTCACCAGCAGTAACTTTTATACTACTACTATACTGTGTTTGTTTCTCCTTGAGGTCATGTAATGTAAATTTACATTTTCCCCATCTTAGAACATCTACGTCCCGGACCCCTCAGACGTCCGGGCAGGTCGCTCGGTTATTATTCGGTCATAAAAATTCGATCCAGACGAACCTCTCAAACCGTATTTAAATGCCCGGCCTGACCGGCACACCTCATTTCCAACCAAAATATGAAACGGATATGGACGCGCCAGGACACACACGCCACGTCGGACCCGACACCCCGACCCTACCGCAAATTGTACCAAATCCACCCCGTAGAACTGCCGGATCCATTTCCCGTTTTCCTCTCTTCTTTCTACGCGCGTCGTCCTTCTCGCAGCTCCGCCGCCGCGCGCGCTCCGTCGTTTTTACGCATTGTAGGGACAGTGGAGGCACACGATGACTACCTCAAGCCCATAAGGGATTGTCGCGGTAACTCTCTTTCTCCGTCAAGGAGAAGTGCACGACTGCTATGAGGATACTTGCACTTGGTACTGCGGCTGATGCCGTTGGTGAGGTGGTCAGGATGGGGGAGAACACATGCCTAAAAACTACTGTCAAACTTGCCCGTGTTGTGGTGGAGGTGTTTGGAGAAGAGTATCTCGAGGAGCCAAATGCACAGGACACGGAGAAGTTGTTGGCAATTGGAGAGGCGATAGGGTTTCCAGGAATGCTCGGATCAATCGATTGCATGCATTGACAATGGAAAAACTGCCCAAAGGTCTGTGAGGAATGTATCAAGGTCACACAAAATAGGCCACCATCATACTATAGGCGGTGACATCACATGACTTATGggtttggcatgctttctttggaaTGCCAGGTTCTCATAATGACATCAACGTGCTTCGACGATCGCCGGTGTTCAGGAGGCTTTGCAACGGGGAATCACCTCCGTGCAACTACGCCGTCAACGACCGAGACTACAACATGAGATACTATCTTGCTGATGGAATATATCCTCAGTGGACTGCATTTGTGAAGACCATATCCGAACCACATGACAGAAAACAAAAGCACTTCGCAACAATGGAGGAATCAActaggaaggatgtggagagggCTTTTGAAGTGTTGCAAGAGTGTTGGGGAATTGTTCGTGGGGCTGCAATGATGTGGGAACAAGAAATTTTGTGGCAcgtgatgacatgttgtgttattttgcacaatatgatcgtcgAACCGCGAGTCTTATGCAATCGATCGGATCATACAGATATCCCTTCAACACAACATAGGTCATCGAAAAGATCTTGGATGACTCACCAAAGCACGAAAGCCAGTTAGACAATGGATTCCTATTTGAAGAGTGCCTAACCGCATGGGTAAGCTCACATTAATCCGTAAATTTTGGATCCAATTTGGGATTTTTCTTGGGAAGCTTCGGGAAGAATTTGGAACTGAATAATATAGATtcatacaagggaaaaaagttctCCGTTGATGCAAACGCTGTACCTAGAGGATAGGGATAGAGGAAGAGGGAAAAatccaaatgaaataaataaagaataaagctaaaaaaataagtcAAAGATAGAAGAGCCCTGATTCCAAAGGATGAGGGTGATGGTGTAGCTCAAACCAACGATTTTAAAACACCTGAAGAACAAGTTCAAATCCGCGAAGATCAAGATGCAATGCAGCTTATGAATTTTCTGCAGATGCATCAGAATCTTCGAGATCATCACGCGCACACGCAACTACTCAATGATCTGGTGGACCATATGTGGACCCACAATGTAAATCAAAGAGCACATGATTGATTGTGCACTTCAAATAAAATTGATGTAAACACTTTTTATGTTAGGTATCAACATTTATTTTACATGCGACGTTTTTATCGGATGATCTACATGCATTGCTTTGTATGGATTCGAGAGTCCGGATATGAGGTATGTGGATGCACGGAGCGAAATATGAGGGGCCTTCCGGATGCGTCCGCAGGCGTGCCCGGGCGCGTCCGCGGACgtattagggggggggggggttgcctaGTCCACGTGTTGATGCTCTTACACTTATTATGACAAAAAGGGTTTtccccgctttgtattacaaagcaaccgaACAGTACAATCGATGTAGGTGCTGGGGCAGAAACAACACAGTCACACCCAAAAGAAATagaatttttttaaaagaaataaatgcCTGCACCGACGGATCTACAAACAACACAAAAGACTCGCGACCGCTGTGCCCACCAAGAGTCTTCCACCAAGCTCCAGGACTCGAAAACGCCAGTACCCATCAACACCTCCAAAAAGGAATTCGACAATGATGACGCTGCTGTcaagggtttcccccggtacgCGACGAGGTGTGAGGAAGGGTAGCCCCGACGCCCTCCAGGAAGGTTCGGCGACACCCAACGACGTCACTGCGTCAGTGTTGGCCaggccgacaggggtttcccccgatCCCAACCTGCACCTCGGGCGCTCCGGAGCCTGCCACCAAGTCGATCCACACCCTGCACCAACACGGTCTTGAGGCCCCTGCGCCATTTCACCACAGCACCGTAGGGAGAAACCTACACATCGATGAAGAGGAGCCGGGACTAGGAACAACAACACCTTCGACACGCGGGAGGGCTCAACCTTCACCGTCGACGATAGTAGCCGACCGAACGCAATGGCAGGAGCAATACCAGGCCCGTGGCTCACATGCGCCGCCGGGACCCCCCTGAAGCTCTCGCCATCACGCGGGAGGGCTCTTACACTTGTTATGAAACGAAGGGAGTAACTCGTTGTGGGCGCTGACGAAACCCAGCGCCCTGGAGCACTCTTGGGGGCCCCTGCGAAAGTTTTGGCGAGTCATGTATCCCCACGTTTCATTTTTTTGGCCGACTTAATCACTTCCCTCACAAACTTTTgattggggtggggtggggtgtggCTAGGAAGATGCCCTTTCCATGCACCTATATTTTCGTCGGCGCTATTTTAACGTCCTAGGAGGGCGGTGGGGCGTGGTTGAGCCGTTTTTCGGTCAAAAAGTGTCACGAGCCTAATACCGAACCTAAAAAGGTATCGGTGAGGTCTTGGCTCGGCCTTGGTGTGGCTGACCCTCGTTCCGCGTGGAATTCAGTGGCTGCGGAAAAAACTTCAAGCGCATGACGATGAGCAAGAATGTTCTTTTTTGCTCTTTTGAATTGTAGTACTAGAGCTGTTGACACGAGTTGCTGGAAAAAAGATTCAAAATGGGCGGAAGAAGGAAGTACCGGTCGATGGCATGTCGGCTTCTCATTTTAAACAGAAAACCGGAACCAACCCCTTGCTTTTTTTGTTGCTTGAAAAAGAGGAGCCCTCCTTTCTGGGTCtggccatgccatgccatgcacAAGAAGGGAGAAACCGGTGTTTGACTTGATCTTGACACGGTGTGTGAGTGTTAGGGACCGGACCTGATCCCAGCTGCTAGCATGCATGCCGTGTGTTAGGTCAGTGTGGTGTGAACGTGCAAGGGAAGGGGCATACGGTCTTGGCCTACGTCCGGCGGCGGTGCTGCGGTGGACAAGCCAGCGCGtgaagcaagtacaatagagtaaGCTGGTTGTAAGGAATAaattaatatatttttatttagttaGAAAAAATAGAAGAGAAGAAATAAGGTAAGCGTGTTTTTAACTAAGAGTCAGCTCTACCACGTGCTCCTAGTCCTTTTGTGAGTATAAAAGATGGACCATATAACAAAAAAATAGTACACTTTTATAATGAATTATTGTACTTATTGGCTATAAAATGAGGtatagatgacatgacaatgCCTTATAGCCAGCATCTGACTATACTATTGTACTTCCTCCAATGGTTTAGTTTCTTCTCCATTGTCAGCCACGCACGCACCGGCACCGGCACCGTCGGTATGGCATATCGGTGTCCGCGCGGCCCCTCCGACGACCTAGAGCTAGAGGCCACGATCTGCATTCTGTTTTCAAAAATCGATGTGCATTCTACCACGGTAGTGGTAGTGGAGGTGGGCTGCTGCACCGTTTGGCGGGGCAATATGTGTCCGGGCATGCAAGGCAACGCGGTGGAGTACAAGCACGGGATTCGAATTTGCTTCTTGCTCTCTCCGTCCTCCGTCGCCGCTCTGGCAACCACTTTCTCTAACCAATACTCCTTCCATCTTAAAATAAATGTCGTTATTTTAATATTAAAATTGTACAAAAGTTGCGATATTTATTTTAAAACAAATGAAGTATTAATTGTCATTGTTTTAATACAAGTTTATAtcgaaagaagaaggaaaatacttACTCTCAGATAGATGTGCATGTCCATCCAGAAAGATCAAACTAGATTctcaccttttcctcttctttaccCCTCGTTTCTAAACATAAATCTTTTTAGAAGCTTTAcacgggactacatacggatatatataaatatattttaaaatataaatttaattattttgcttcgtatacaGTCCTTGAATgatatctttaaaaagacttacatTTAAAAAAAGTGGGAGTAGCATTGACTTTGTGACAACATTAACCCGACATtgtattttaaaaaaaatgcctACTGATAATAATACTCCTACTCAACAAGTATAAAAGCGTTTAGATTATTATTTCAATAatataattttttatatattaatttATGAAGGGAGTACTAATTAAAAACTCTAGTGAAACCATATCCCAGTTATGACGACGCATGCATGTTGCGTTGGGCAGGATTGATCCGCATAGTCAACGGCTCATCATCGATCCCCTGTGTCAGCCGTCCGGTCCACGGAATCAAAGAAAAGCTTGCACATGCACCGTCATGCAACAATCCACACAGCCTTTTAATTAACTAGCTATAGGCAATGATATGTAGAACGATGCATTGTTTCACACGTACCTCGTCGgccatggcatggcatggcaggCCTATTAACCAGCAATAGGAATGGAGAGTGCATATATAAAGCGAAACGGTAGTATACAAAAGCCAAGCAAAGCACACCGGATATCATCTGGGTTTCAGCTGACACTTGACAGAGATGGATGTTTGGATCGTTGTCCCCGTTCAGCATTTCTCCACCTTCTTTTGACTTTTCCCCGACCCTTTTCTTCCCCATTCGTTTATACTCTAAGAGCAACACTCCAACCGACCCAAACGGATGACGATTTTAACCTTTTTTGTTCATTTCAATCGGTCGCTCGTTCTCTGCCCATTTTATGATTTGAACCGATAATGCGTCCAATGCGTCGACCTAAATTTCCCCGCATGACTGGTCTACCATTGTTTCTGAAAAGATATGCATATATTTTTTCATAGTTTCATCCAAACCAAAATAGAAAGCATAGTTCCACAACCAAATAAATTTAGATAGTTTTACAAGCCGAATAAAAATTAAACTTGTCTCAAATACATGTGAAAAGGATATTATGAAACAACATGGCAGCCAAGATCTCCTCCTCATCCTAGGATGAGGAATAGTCGGAGTCCAAAGGATATTATGAAAAAAGAACTCTTCAG
This window encodes:
- the LOC123424424 gene encoding probable glucuronosyltransferase Os04g0103100, which produces MASIRRPHSPAKAQHLLRHHHPFSTASPPSSPLRHASSASSSSSPRKSGYPHPFLFFTRRPLPRFAAFFLLGSFIGLLHFLSHLPLHPHLPAHPSSSHLNHLQQQQQQEQGQPITQQRLPDAAGSNAEEHSGQGKLLIVVTPTRARASQAYYLSRMGQTLRLVRPPVLWVVVEAGKPTPEAALALRRTAVMHRYVGCCDALNASASPAVDFRPHQLNAGLEVVENHRLDGVVYFADEEGVYSLPLFDRLRQIRRFGTWPVPTISDGGHGVVLEGPVCKQNQVVGWHTSGDANKLQRFHVAMSGFAFNSTMLWDPRLRSHKAWNSIRHPEMVEQGFQGTTFVEQLVEDESQMEGIPADCSQIMNWHVPFGSESPVYPKGWRSAANLDVIIPLK